The following is a genomic window from bacterium.
CGCGTGCTCACCGTGACGTTGGGTTTCGTGGTTCGATTGAACCTCGCCACCGTGCTTGGTATAATCGCGGCGGTATTCGTATTCCGGTTGCTGTAGCCGTCCGAACACCGAGGGGGGTGGGGCGCGCCCCGTGGGGGCCGGCTCCGCCCCGTTCTTGTCTGCGCGGCACGACACACGTCAACGTCACGATGGCCGGTCGCGGACGCTATGCTTCAGACCAGGCGGCGGATCAAGGACCTGCCGGACGAGCTCCGGCCGCGGGAACGGCTGCTGCGGCACGGTCCGGACGCGCTCAGCACCGCGGAGCTCGTGGCGGTGCTCCTGCGAACCGGCTCGCCTACCCGAAGCGCCCTCGAGGTTGCGTCGGACCTCATCGCGCGGCACGGCGGTCTCGTGAGGCTCGCCGCGGCCGGGGTCCGCGAGCTGTGCGGCGTGGACGGGATCGGCGAGGTGAAGGCGCTCAATCTCCTCGCCGCCTTTGAGCTCGGCCGGCGGCTCGGCGCGCTGCCGGCGCGCCGCCGCGCGCTCATCGCCGGACCGGCCGATGCCGCGCGGGTGCTGATGGACCGGCTCCGGTTCGCCGAGGCGGAGCGGTTCGTGGTGCTGCTGCTCAACACGCGGCACGAGGTGCTGGACGCGGTGGAGGTGACGCGCGGCGGCTTGGCGAGCTCGCCGGTGCACCCCCGGGAGGTGTTCAAGCCCGCGGTGCGGGAGGGCGCCGCGGCGGTCATTTTGGTGCATAACCATCCGTCGGGGGATCCGACGCCGAGCCGGGCGGACCTCGCGATCACCGCGCGCCTCTGCCGTGCGGCGGCGGTGATGGGCGTCCCGGTACTGGACCACGTCATCATCGGCGACGGCCGGTGGGTCAGTCTGCGGGAGCGGGGCGTCGCGTTCGAAGGGCCGCCGTCCGCCGACGCCTAACTGGGGCACAATAAGGAAGGTCTTGCCGGCCGTGCGGCCGGCGGTCCTGCGCCGGAGAGGATAGGAGGCCGTCAGCCACAGGGGCGGCCGGAAACCCCGTGTCCAAGACGGGGGAGGAGCGTGAGGGGAGTGCTGAACGGGTTGCTGGCCCGGTTCACGCGGGACATGGGGGTCGATCTCGGAACCGCCAACACGCTGGTGTACGTGCGGCGCGAGGGCATCGTGCTGCGGGAGCCGTCGGTCGTGGCGCGGCGCGTCGACGGCGGGGAGGTGCTGGCGGTCGGCGAAGAGGCCAAGCGGATGATCGGCCGGACGCCCGGCGACATCATCGCAACCCGGCCGCTGCGCGACGGCGTGATCGCGGACTTCGATACGACCGCCTCGATGCTGGCGTACTTTATCCGCCGCAGCTCGCGCGGCCGCAGCCTGATGCGTCCCCGCGTCATCGTCGGGATCCCGAGCGGCGTGACCGAGGTGGAGAAGCGCGCCGTCATCGACGCGACGCTGCAGGCCGGCGCGCGCGAGGCGTATCTCATCGAAGAGCCGATGGCCGCGGCGATCGGGGCCGGGCTGCCGGTGTCGGAGCCGATCGGCAGCATGGTGGTGGACATCGGCGGCGGCACCACGGAGGTCGCCGTCATCGCCCTCGGCGGCATCGTCACGGCGCGCAGCATCCGGATCGCCGGCGACGAGATGGATGAGGCGATCATTCAATACTCGCGCAAGGCCTACAACCTCCTGATCGGCGAGCGGACGTCCGAGGACATCAAGATCAAGATCGGCTCGGCGTATCCGCAGAAGGACGAGCAGTCGATCGAGGTGCGGGGCCGCGACCTCGTCTCCGGGCTGCCGCGGACCGTGCGCATGACCAGCACGGAGATCCGCGAGGCGATGGCGGAGCCGATCGCCGCGATCGTCGAAGCGGTGAAGATGACGCTCGAGCGCACGCCGCCGGAACTCGCCGCGGACATCGTCGATCGCGGCATCGTTATGGCCGGCGGGGGATCGCTGCTGCGCGGCCTCGACCGTCTGCTCAGCGAGGAAACGGGGATGCCGGTGATGTTGACGGAAGATCCGCTCAGCAGCGTCGTGCTCGGCACCGGCCGCGCGCTCGAGGAAATCGAAACGCTCAAGAAGGTGCTCATCACGAGCAAGAAGATGTAGCGTGTTTCCGTCGCCCGCGCTGGTTCGCCGCAGGCTGCTTGTCTGGAGCCTGCTCTGCATCATCGCGCTCGTGATCCTGACGGCGCAGGTGCGCTCCCCGGACGGGCGCCGCATCGGCTGGATCGGCACCGCGGTGGAGGCGGTGCTCGCGCCGCCGACGGCGGCGCTGGCCCGCGCAGGCGGCGTGCTCGCCGACGCCTGGGGCTTTATCTCCGAGATCGGCACGCTCCGCACGGAAAACCAGCGGCTCAAAGCCGAGGTCGCGCGCCTCCGCGAGGAAAACGCCCGCCTGCGGCCCGACGCGCAGGAGAACGTTCGCCTGCGGACGCTCCTCGGATTCAAGCAGCAGCTGCCGTATCGCTCGCTCGCGGCGCGGATCGTCGGCCGGGACCCGAGCCAGTGGTTCAGCACGGTTCTCATCGACCGCGGCGCGTCCGAGGGGGTGGCGCGGGACGATCCCGTGATCACGAGCGACGGCGTCGTGGGCCACGTCGTCGAGACCCAAGGCTCGTGGGCGCGGGTGCTCCTCGTGGCCGATCCCCGCAGCGCCGTCAGCGTCGTGCTCGACCGGTCGCGCGAGGTGGGCGTCGCCGTCGGCCAGGGTCAGACGCTGCTCAAAGTCACCTACCTCTCCCGCGACGCCGACGTGCGCCAGGGGGACGTGGTGCTGACCTCGGGCCTCGGCCCGATCTACCCTCGGGGTCTGTCGGTCGGCAGCGTCGTCAGCGTGTCGCGCACCACGATGTTCCAGGAGGCGGTCGTGCGGCCGACCTCGGACCTGGGGCACCTCGAGGACGTGCTCGTCGTCCTGCGCGGCGGACCTCAGCCGGCCCGCTGATGCGGTTCGTCGTGTATGCGGTCTTCGCCGCGGCCGGCACGGTCGTGCAGACCGCGTGGCTGGCGTACCTGCCCCTCGCCGGCGGCATCGCGGATCCGCTGCTGCCGATCATCATGACCATCGGCCTGCTGCACGGGTCGGAAGAGGGCGCGGTAGTCGGCGCCGGCATCGGCCTGCTGCACGACGTGATGTCGGGGTCGCCCCTCGGGCTCGGCATGGCCGCCGGCGTTTGCGCCGGGTTCGCCGCGGGGCTCGGCGAAGGGAGCTTGTCGCTCGAGAGCGCGTGGCTCCCGGCGATCGGCGGTGCGCTGCTCACCGTCCTGGCCGGCGGCGTCACTTTGATCGGGGCGCACTTGGTCGGACTCGCCGCGGCGCCGCTGCCCGACGCCGCCCGCGCCGTGCTCGGGAGCGCGTGCTATAATGGCGTCATCGCCGTGCCTATCTTCCACGGACTGCGCCGGCTCGATGTCGCAGTTGTCCGGCTCTACGAGCGGTCTCACCCCGCCTAACCATGGACCGGGACGTCTTCGAACGCCGCCTCACCACGCTGGCCGTGCTGGCCGCCGTGATGCTCGTCGTCTTGGTGATCCGGCTGTGGCAGGTCCAGATCGTCCAGGGCGATTACTACCTCAAACTCTCCGAAGAGAACCGGCTCCGCGTCACGCCCGTGCTGGCGCCGCGCGGCGTGCTCGTCGACCGTCGCGGCCGTACCCTCGTTGCGAACCGGCCCGCCTTCACCGTGGCGCTGCTGCCGCTGGAGCTGCGCCACCCGCGGGCCGAGGCGCAGGCCGTCGGCAAGCTCCTCGCGATGGATCCGGCGGAGATCCTCTCACGGCTTGCGGCCGGCCGCGACCGGCCGTTTGAGCCCGTCCGCCTCCGGCGCGATGTGCCGAAAGAGATCATCGCCGCGATCGAGGAGAGCCAGCTCGATCTGCCCGGCGTGCTGGTCGAGGTCGAGCCGCTCCGGCAGTACGTCTACCGTACGCTCGGCGCCCAGATCTTCGGCTACGTCGGCGAGATCAACGAGGACGAATTGAAGCGCCTCCGGCCCGCCGGCTACGAGTTGGGCGACCTGATCGGCAAAGAGGGCATCGAGGAGACCTACGACGCGTACATCCGGGGCCGGAACGGCCAGATCCAGGCGGAGGTCGACGCCCAGGGCCGGATGGTGCGCACGCTCGGGACGGTGCCCGCCGTGCCCGGCAATGAAGTCGTGCTCGGCTTGGACCTGGCCATGCAGCAGGTCGCGGAGGCGGGGCTCGGCGACCGGCCCGGCGTCGTGGTCGCTATGGATCCCCGCGACGGGACGATCCTGACCATGGTCAGCCACCCCGCGTTCGATCCCAACGTGTTCTCCGGCGGGATCAAGACGGGGGTCTGGAACGGCCTCATCAAAGACCCCGCGCGGCCGCTGCTCGATCGCGTGATCCAGGGCGCGTACCCGCCGGGCTCGGTGTTCAAGGTCGTCACCGCCTCGACCGCGCTGCAACTGGGTCT
Proteins encoded in this region:
- the radC gene encoding DNA repair protein RadC — its product is MLQTRRRIKDLPDELRPRERLLRHGPDALSTAELVAVLLRTGSPTRSALEVASDLIARHGGLVRLAAAGVRELCGVDGIGEVKALNLLAAFELGRRLGALPARRRALIAGPADAARVLMDRLRFAEAERFVVLLLNTRHEVLDAVEVTRGGLASSPVHPREVFKPAVREGAAAVILVHNHPSGDPTPSRADLAITARLCRAAAVMGVPVLDHVIIGDGRWVSLRERGVAFEGPPSADA
- a CDS encoding rod shape-determining protein; this translates as MRGVLNGLLARFTRDMGVDLGTANTLVYVRREGIVLREPSVVARRVDGGEVLAVGEEAKRMIGRTPGDIIATRPLRDGVIADFDTTASMLAYFIRRSSRGRSLMRPRVIVGIPSGVTEVEKRAVIDATLQAGAREAYLIEEPMAAAIGAGLPVSEPIGSMVVDIGGGTTEVAVIALGGIVTARSIRIAGDEMDEAIIQYSRKAYNLLIGERTSEDIKIKIGSAYPQKDEQSIEVRGRDLVSGLPRTVRMTSTEIREAMAEPIAAIVEAVKMTLERTPPELAADIVDRGIVMAGGGSLLRGLDRLLSEETGMPVMLTEDPLSSVVLGTGRALEEIETLKKVLITSKKM
- the mreC gene encoding rod shape-determining protein MreC; the protein is MFPSPALVRRRLLVWSLLCIIALVILTAQVRSPDGRRIGWIGTAVEAVLAPPTAALARAGGVLADAWGFISEIGTLRTENQRLKAEVARLREENARLRPDAQENVRLRTLLGFKQQLPYRSLAARIVGRDPSQWFSTVLIDRGASEGVARDDPVITSDGVVGHVVETQGSWARVLLVADPRSAVSVVLDRSREVGVAVGQGQTLLKVTYLSRDADVRQGDVVLTSGLGPIYPRGLSVGSVVSVSRTTMFQEAVVRPTSDLGHLEDVLVVLRGGPQPAR
- the mreD gene encoding rod shape-determining protein MreD; the protein is MRFVVYAVFAAAGTVVQTAWLAYLPLAGGIADPLLPIIMTIGLLHGSEEGAVVGAGIGLLHDVMSGSPLGLGMAAGVCAGFAAGLGEGSLSLESAWLPAIGGALLTVLAGGVTLIGAHLVGLAAAPLPDAARAVLGSACYNGVIAVPIFHGLRRLDVAVVRLYERSHPA
- the mrdA gene encoding penicillin-binding protein 2 — its product is MDRDVFERRLTTLAVLAAVMLVVLVIRLWQVQIVQGDYYLKLSEENRLRVTPVLAPRGVLVDRRGRTLVANRPAFTVALLPLELRHPRAEAQAVGKLLAMDPAEILSRLAAGRDRPFEPVRLRRDVPKEIIAAIEESQLDLPGVLVEVEPLRQYVYRTLGAQIFGYVGEINEDELKRLRPAGYELGDLIGKEGIEETYDAYIRGRNGQIQAEVDAQGRMVRTLGTVPAVPGNEVVLGLDLAMQQVAEAGLGDRPGVVVAMDPRDGTILTMVSHPAFDPNVFSGGIKTGVWNGLIKDPARPLLDRVIQGAYPPGSVFKVVTASTALQLGLVTPDTGFYSPGYYNLGNWTFHAWKALGHVNFIDAIAQSCDECFYDLARRAGPNEVAKYARTYGLGERTGVDLPNEGSGVVPDPAWKKRVWKQDWYGGDTLNMGIGQGFVLTTPLQIARMMAAVANGGTLVTPHLVTEIRSLDGRVVARIAPPPGGHIQVTPQTLDVLRTGLAAVVSRGTGTALQMPGFTAAGKTGTAEASHGKPYAWFAAYAPVDAPRLVVVAMVENAGFGAENALPVVKQVFQAWLAEQNGAAPATPAAAAPPQTGGPRTAPGSRAAAPVPAGPAPLPVAPSGGSPSAPAPKPAQVPAAGPEPAAPPGLRESGRQ